The window GTAAAGTGAGAAAACATCAGGCGGCCATCAGGCTTGGCCGCAGCGTGGTGCTTTAGGAGGCATCCCCGGCTGGTTCAGGTCTTGGGGCATGCTTGGGCGTGTCCAACCGCAATACAAGGAGCAATGAGGTCATGGAACAGTCCCCGGTCGTTAAATTTTTCAGCGGCGAGAACATTCCGGTGGAGCTGCACAAGGTGCGCGTGGTGCAGAAGCTGCACCTTCGCCCCATCGAGGAGCGCCTGGAGGCCCTGAAGGAGGCGGGCCACAACTCGTTTCTTCTGGGGACGAAGGACGTTTTTCTGGACATGCTCACGGACAGCGGCACGAACGCCATGAGTGACCGCCAGATATCCTCGATGCTGATGGCCGACGACGCCTATGCGGGTTCGCAGAGTTTCACGCGCCTTGCCGAGGCGGTGCAGGACGTCTTCGGGTTCAAGCATTTCCTGCCGGTGCACCAGGGCCGCGCGGCGGAGCACATTATCTTCCAGGCGCTGGTGAAGCCGGGCGACGTGATCCCCATGAACTACCACTTCACCACGACCAAGGCCCACATCGAGATTCCCGGCGGGAAAATCCTGGAAATCTACGGCGACGAGGGCGTCCGCATCAAGAGCACCCTGCCGTTCAAGGGCAACATTGACATAGACAAGCTGAAGAACGTCATCGCGACCTACGGCGCGGACCACGTGCCGATGGTGCGCATGGAGGCCTCGACGAACCTGCTGGGCGGCCAGCCCTTCTCAATGCAGAACATGCGCGACGTGCGGGCCATCTGCGACCAGCACAACATCCCGCTGGTGATGGACGCGAGTCTTGTGGGCGAGAACGCCTACTTCATCAAGCAGCGCGAGGCGGGCTACGAGACCACGTCCATCAAGGACATCCTGCTGGAGATGTGCGGCATCTGCGACGTGGTGTACTTCTCCAGCCGGAAAGTGAGCTCGACGCGCGGCGGCGGCATCGCCACGAACAACGTGAAGTATTTCGACCTGTTCAAGGACCTGGTCATCCTCTACGAGGGATTCCTCACCTACGGCGGCATGTCCGTGCGCGAGATCGAGGCGATGGCGGTGGGCCTGCGCGAGACCCAGGACGAGACGGTCATCTGCCAGTCCCCGTCCTTCATCAAGTTCCTGGTGGAGAGCCTCGACGCGAAGGGCATCCCGGTGGTGACGCCCGCCGGCGCGCTGGGCTGCCATGTGGACGCCATGGGCTTCCTGCCCCATGTGCCGCAGTCGGAGTACCCGGCGGGCGCGCTGGTGGCGGCCTTCTACCTGGTGTCCGGCGTGCGCGGCATGGAGCGCGGCACCGTGTCCAGCGTGCGCGACGCCGACGGCAACGACGAGTTTGCGGACCTGGAACTGATGCGCCTGGCCATGCCGCGCCGCGTGTTCACCCTGTCCCAGGTGAAATACGTGCTTGACCGGCTCGACTGGCTGTACCAGAACCGCGAGCTGGTCGGCGGCCTGCGCTTCTACTACGAGCCGAAGGTGCTGCGCTTCTTCATGGGGAAGATGGAGCCGACCTCGCCGTGGCCGGAGAAGCTCATGGCGAAGTTCCGGGCGGACTTCGGCGACAGCCTGTAACCCCACTCTTTGATATTTTTCTTGCGCGGCTGCGGTCCATTATGATGAACGGGTCCGCAGCCGCCGTTCTGTTCTGAAAGGCGGGCGGAATCGGTCAACCTCCGGAGGAAACGAGGATGTGCTGCAAGTGCATGAGCCGGCGTGAGTTTATGGGGGCGGGCAGCGGCCTGCTGCTTGCCGCCACGATGGCGGGGCGGATGTCCGCCTTCGGCGCAACACC is drawn from Candidatus Hydrogenedentota bacterium and contains these coding sequences:
- a CDS encoding tryptophanase, translating into MEQSPVVKFFSGENIPVELHKVRVVQKLHLRPIEERLEALKEAGHNSFLLGTKDVFLDMLTDSGTNAMSDRQISSMLMADDAYAGSQSFTRLAEAVQDVFGFKHFLPVHQGRAAEHIIFQALVKPGDVIPMNYHFTTTKAHIEIPGGKILEIYGDEGVRIKSTLPFKGNIDIDKLKNVIATYGADHVPMVRMEASTNLLGGQPFSMQNMRDVRAICDQHNIPLVMDASLVGENAYFIKQREAGYETTSIKDILLEMCGICDVVYFSSRKVSSTRGGGIATNNVKYFDLFKDLVILYEGFLTYGGMSVREIEAMAVGLRETQDETVICQSPSFIKFLVESLDAKGIPVVTPAGALGCHVDAMGFLPHVPQSEYPAGALVAAFYLVSGVRGMERGTVSSVRDADGNDEFADLELMRLAMPRRVFTLSQVKYVLDRLDWLYQNRELVGGLRFYYEPKVLRFFMGKMEPTSPWPEKLMAKFRADFGDSL